One window of Paenibacillus sp. FSL K6-3182 genomic DNA carries:
- a CDS encoding alpha-ketoacid dehydrogenase subunit beta, with protein sequence MAVIEYIDAIRQGMKEEMERDEDVFVLGEDVGLKGGVFTTTKGLLEQFGEDRVLDTPLAESAIAGVAIGAAMYGMKPIAEMQYSDFMFPATNQIISEAAKIRYRSNNDWTCPLVIRAPIGGGVFGGLYHSQCTESVFFGTPGLKIVAPYRAYDAKGLLKAAVRDPDPVLFFENKKCYKLIMDEVPEEDYIVPIGKANILREGDDITVIGYSLPLHFVEQAAADLASEGISAHILDLRTLQPLDKEGILEAVRKTGKVLIIHEDNKTGGVGAEVSAIIAEELLYELDAPIMRLCGPDVPAMPINPPGEKFFMLNKDKVKEAMRQLALY encoded by the coding sequence ATGGCAGTTATTGAATATATTGATGCAATTCGCCAAGGGATGAAGGAAGAAATGGAACGAGACGAAGATGTCTTCGTTCTGGGTGAGGATGTTGGTCTCAAAGGCGGCGTCTTTACAACGACCAAAGGATTGTTGGAGCAATTTGGCGAGGATCGTGTACTTGATACTCCGCTTGCAGAGTCAGCCATTGCAGGTGTTGCAATCGGCGCAGCGATGTATGGCATGAAGCCCATTGCTGAAATGCAGTATTCAGATTTTATGTTTCCGGCTACCAATCAAATTATTAGCGAAGCGGCTAAAATCCGTTATCGCTCGAACAATGATTGGACTTGCCCGCTCGTAATTCGCGCTCCTATTGGCGGCGGTGTTTTTGGAGGGCTGTACCACTCACAATGTACGGAGTCGGTATTTTTCGGTACACCTGGTCTGAAAATTGTTGCTCCATACCGTGCTTATGATGCGAAAGGGCTTCTAAAAGCAGCTGTGCGGGATCCGGACCCCGTGTTGTTTTTTGAGAATAAAAAATGCTACAAGCTCATTATGGATGAAGTTCCAGAAGAGGACTATATTGTTCCTATTGGCAAAGCGAATATTCTTCGCGAAGGCGATGACATTACGGTTATCGGTTATAGTCTGCCTCTTCATTTTGTCGAGCAGGCGGCAGCAGATCTAGCGTCTGAGGGCATTAGCGCTCATATTCTCGATCTACGGACGCTTCAGCCTCTGGACAAAGAAGGCATTCTTGAAGCGGTGAGAAAAACAGGCAAGGTGCTTATTATCCATGAGGACAATAAGACTGGCGGCGTAGGTGCAGAAGTTTCAGCGATCATCGCAGAAGAGCTGCTTTATGAGCTTGATGCTCCAATTATGAGACTATGTGGACCAGACGTGCCAGCGATGCCTATCAACCCGCCGGGCGAGAAGTTTTTTATGCTCAACAAAGATAAAGTTAAAGAAGCAATGCGACAGCTAGCGCTTTATTAA
- a CDS encoding thiamine pyrophosphate-dependent dehydrogenase E1 component subunit alpha encodes MTQSASTGQNVRHLELGLSDEQAIDMYATMVTARKFDERMLLLQRAGKINFHVSGVGQEVAQVAAAYALNRETDYFLPYYRDYGFVLSVGMTLRDLLLSVFAKAEDPNSGGRQMPGHFGSKKLRIVTGSSPVTTQVPHAVGIALAAKMKNKPLVSFVTFGEGSSNQGDFHEGCNFAGVHKLPVIFMCENNQYAISVPIHKQLAGTVADRALGYGFPGYQVDGNDALEMYRVVKEARERAIAGEGPTLIEAMMYRISPHSTSDNDLAYRTKEEVDSNRAKDGIPKYKQYLIDCEIWSEELEIELQAKIRKMLDEATEYGDKAPFPTPESTLLHVYADDADQGGTE; translated from the coding sequence ATGACCCAATCTGCTTCTACTGGGCAAAATGTTCGTCATTTGGAATTAGGGCTTAGCGATGAGCAAGCAATTGATATGTACGCAACGATGGTGACTGCTCGCAAATTTGATGAGCGTATGCTGCTGCTGCAGCGTGCAGGGAAAATCAATTTTCACGTATCAGGTGTAGGACAAGAGGTAGCACAGGTTGCTGCGGCGTATGCACTTAATCGAGAAACAGATTATTTTTTACCTTATTATCGGGACTATGGCTTCGTGCTCTCTGTTGGTATGACACTGCGTGATTTGTTGCTGTCGGTTTTCGCCAAAGCAGAAGATCCAAATAGCGGCGGGCGCCAGATGCCTGGCCACTTTGGCTCGAAGAAACTGCGAATCGTCACGGGCTCAAGTCCAGTAACAACGCAGGTTCCTCATGCAGTAGGCATAGCACTTGCGGCAAAAATGAAAAACAAGCCTCTTGTTAGCTTTGTTACATTTGGTGAAGGTTCGAGCAATCAAGGCGATTTCCATGAGGGCTGCAACTTTGCTGGAGTACATAAGCTGCCTGTTATTTTCATGTGCGAAAATAACCAATATGCAATCTCAGTTCCTATTCACAAGCAATTAGCAGGTACGGTTGCCGACCGTGCACTTGGTTATGGCTTCCCTGGATATCAGGTTGACGGTAACGATGCACTTGAGATGTACCGTGTTGTGAAGGAGGCGCGTGAGCGCGCAATTGCAGGCGAAGGTCCAACATTGATTGAAGCAATGATGTACCGTATTTCACCACACTCTACTTCAGATAACGATCTCGCTTATCGTACGAAGGAAGAAGTTGATTCCAACCGTGCGAAAGATGGCATCCCAAAATATAAGCAATATCTGATTGATTGCGAGATATGGTCCGAGGAGCTTGAAATTGAGCTTCAAGCCAAAATTCGCAAGATGCTTGACGAGGCTACTGAATATGGCGATAAAGCGCCGTTCCCGACGCCGGAATCTACATTGCTGCACGTTTATGCGGATGATGCTGATCAAGGAGGTACGGAATAA